In Zingiber officinale cultivar Zhangliang chromosome 8B, Zo_v1.1, whole genome shotgun sequence, a single genomic region encodes these proteins:
- the LOC122015173 gene encoding WPP domain-interacting tail-anchored protein 1-like has translation MAIDEHEDNYLQEDERALGINMNEGNAAEALTRIELDVAYSSEKLLNLEILLMLVADRVNDFESSKMEHGDILAESVKKFFESDILCGILCAEVKELQSFLSFLQTEIMETCQNIFDGENLEAIASEVGEKLLDAEKSVRKLEDSIADIQKQSLKFESILSLCHVEARLDEDQEFDNGHLSSICTVDQQWSVLKMLDESLARELDLENKLSDTRSNEKDLKLQLLYAEAELDFIKESIEIHLERALEAENTAEVLLAISKEFAGRLEVVQFSLNSSLRRENELKSHLNVHADKITKGSTGTIPEIISLKEKVKTLEEQLRQSHAQMQLAAASVESCHKQQCFLHSELGLKENVIEGLRADVLRTENRVGSAEGKYVELQGINIKLNEEPVLLQKSNSERTNLSRSSDSDMQLEHARASVEALKEKQSGLYDTIDDMGIVIEELKIKVSKAESRAENAESKCTLLTETNLELNEELGFLRGKLEYMETSTHQAEGAKIATAKDIGIRTKLIGDLVMKLALERERLQSEISTLIKKNRALSEKLKRNSSSYKGTHNETLPGTKSSIERPAESFSRDIQAENLAAGIGEMHLVTTLSAEEKASGSDSKIETVRNIEAAQLDPKYLCLAILVLFVAVLTFYTYQQESNPVY, from the exons ATGGCTATTGATGAGCATGAGGATAATTACTTACAAGAGGATGAGAGAGCACTTGGAATCAACATGAATGAAGGAAATGCAGCAGAGGCTCTAACTAGAATAGAACTTGATGTTGCATATTCTTCAGAGAAGCTACTTaatttggaaatacttttgaTGCTGGTAGCTGATAGAGTCAATGATTTTGAATCTTCGAAGATGGAGCATGGGGACATTCTAGCTGAGTCTGTTAAGAAGTTTTTTGAATCTGATATATTGTGTGGAATTTTATGTGCGGAGGTGAAAGAACTGCAAAGCTTCTTGTCCTTTCTACAAACTGAAATCATGGAGACATGCCAAAATATTTTTGATGGTGAAAACTTGGAAGCAATTGCTTCTGAAGTAGGAGAAAAATTGCTTGATGCTGAAAAATCTGTCAGGAAGTTAGAAGATTCAATTGCCGATATACAAAAACAGTCATTGAAGTTTGAAAGCATTCTATCTTTGTGTCATGTTGAAGCTA GGTTGGATGAAGATCAGGAGTTTGATAATGGTCATTTGTCATCCATCTGCACTGTTGATCAACAATGGAGTGTCTTAAAAATGTTGGATGAATCATTGGCACGAGAACTTGATCTTGAAAACAAGCTTTCAGACACAAGGTCAAATGAGAAGGATCTTAAGCTACAGTTGCTTTATGCAGAAGCAGAACTTGACTTCATTAAAGAGTCAATTGAAATACATTTGGAGAGAGCACTTGAGGCTGAAAATACTGCTGAAGTTCTTTTGGCTATTTCAAAAGAATTTGCTGGTAGACTTGAGGTTGTTCAATTTAGTTTAAATAGTTCACTTAGACGAGAGAATGAGCTGAAGTCTCATTTGAATGTACATGCTGACAAAATTACGAAGGGGAGCACAGGGACCATTCCAGAAATCATTTCCCTGAAGGAAAAGGTGAAAACACTTGAGGAGCAGCTTAGACAGTCTCATGCCCAGATGCAGCTGGCAGCGGCCTCAGTTGAATCATGTCATAAGCAACAATGTTTTTTGCATTCTGAACTGGGTCTAAAGGAAAATGTAATCGAGGGTCTCAGAGCTGATGTTTTGAGAACTGAAAACAGAGTTGGAAGTGCTGAAGGCAAGTATGTTGAACTGCAAGGCATCAACATCAAATTGAACGAGGAGCCTGTCTTACTTCAAAAAAGCAATTCCGAGAGAACAAACCTTTCACGGTCTAGTGATTCAGATATGCAATTGGAGCATGCAAGGGCATCTGTTGAAGCACTTAAAGAGAAGCAAAGTGGATTATATGATACAATTGATGATATGGGAATTGTGATTGAGGAGCTCAAAATAAAGGTTTCAAAAGCAGAAAGTAGGGCTGAGAATGCTGAATCTAAGTGCACTTTGTTAACTGAAACAAATTTAGAACTAAATGAAGAGCTGGGTTTCCTAAGAGGCAAATTGGAATACATGGAAACATCCACGCATCAAGCTGAGGGTGCAAAAATTGCCACCGCTAAAGACATTGGTATCAGGACAAAACTCATTGGTGATCTGGTCATGAAACTAGCATTGGAAAGAGAACGTCTTCAGTCAGAG ATATCTACCTTGATAAAAAAGAATAGAGCTTTGAGCGAGAAACTGAAAAGAAATTCTTCCAGCTACAAGGGAACCCACAATGAAACTCTACCTGGCACAAAATCATCAATAGAAAGACCTGCAGAATCTTTTAGTAGAGACATTCAG GCAGAGAACCTAGCTGCAGGTATCGGCGAGATGCATCTTGTGACCACTCTTTCAGCTGAGGAGAAGGCCTCAGGTTCGGATTCAAAGATCGAGACGGTGAGGAACATCGAAGCAGCTCAACTCGACCCAAAGTATCTTTGCTTGGCTATCCTCGTCTTGTTTGTGGCTGTCCTTACCTTCTACACGTATCAACAAGAAAGCAATCCCGTGTACTAA